A window of the Trichoderma asperellum chromosome 4, complete sequence genome harbors these coding sequences:
- a CDS encoding uncharacterized protein (EggNog:ENOG41~antiSMASH:Cluster_4.2~SECRETED:SignalP(1-20)), with amino-acid sequence MHNLFTLTAAAASLFAAASAIKVPSVNVPSCPRVGSISYSKSVPDLTPFPRTQVDLCYTDTSLELKFIAYDEVNYFFNASQGTNDDIWEYEVMEAFLFKGTEDPQTYVELEVNPNNVTYQAFVYNPSKNRTAGAPFDHFFVSDPAADGFSATTVLNKPAKTWKSSVTVPLGIFNVDDCKAKGTQWRMNFFRTVVSKDSYPSQTLGAWSPPNEASFHITKYFGHVNFV; translated from the coding sequence ATGCACAACCTTTTCACTCTCACGGCTGCCGCGGCCAGTCTCTTCGCGGCAGCCTCGGCCATCAAAGTGCCCAGCGTCAATGTGCCCTCTTGTCCTCGTGTGGGCAGCATCAGCTACAGCAAGTCGGTCCCTGATCTGACTCCCTTCCCGCGCACGCAAGTCGATCTCTGCTACACAGACACCAGCCTCGAGCTCAAGTTCATCGCATACGACGAGGTCAACTACTTCTTCAACGCGTCGCAGGGCACCAATGACGACATTTGGGAATACGAGGTCATGGAGGCCTTCCTCTTCAAGGGCACTGAGGATCCACAGACTTACGTTGAATTGGAAGTGAATCCCAATAACGTGACCTACCAGGCCTTTGTCTATAACCCATCAAAGAACCGCACTGCCGGCGCACCCTTTGACCATTTCTTCGTCTCGGATCCCGCAGCTGATGGCTTCAGCGCAACAACTGTGCTCAACAAGCCGGCCAAGACGTGGAAGAGCAGCGTCACCGTCCCTCTGGGCATATTCAATGTAGACGACTGCAAGGCCAAGGGCACACAGTGGAGGATGAATTTCTTTCGAACCGTCGTGTCGAAGGACAGCTATCCTTCGCAAACCCTTGGTGCTTGGTCGCCTCCCAACGAGGCGAGCTTTCACATCACCAAGTATTTTGGCCATGTGAACTTTGTATAA
- a CDS encoding uncharacterized protein (EggNog:ENOG41~antiSMASH:Cluster_4.2~MEROPS:MER0093133) has translation MVSLNCLAKYGLASLVAASRASALVPINLMMHAVDLHAKPDPEQRVSIKEYEDKYPNIKAYNFSVPIDHFHNESRYNPHSDDSFPLRYWLDISNYRPGGPVIILHSGEFDSDGRLPYLQHGIVPILTKATGGVGLVMEHRYYGTSFPVPDLTTENLRFLSTEQALADTAYFAKNIVFPGLEHLDLTAPGTPWIIYGGSYAGAFAAFARKLYPDVFWGGISSSGVTAAVEDLWQYFEAARQYAPGDCGPTTQKLTHVVDSVLFSGDRAKVRKFKEMFGLGDLEDDEFASTITRGLNGLQSTNWDPEEDVTSLGIYCAVVSSDVQLFSSTLHLIPTVQKLVQEAGFATQSDALSNRMLNYIGYIKDYVKKTLKSACKHKSAMECFSARHTPNDVRLEAGWLRSWAYQVCTQWGYFVTGSGTPKDQLPMISRAITLEYASIHCEKLFNITTPPDVQSINKLGGFNFSYPRLAIIDGEQDPWRSATPHASGLPDRKSTTSEPFLLIDWGVHHWDEYGLPDDVHVPGLPPPQVTQAHKAEVEFVKAWLKEWEEEKGTSLPELGREEEIIDEL, from the exons ATGGTCTCGTTGAATTGCCTCGCCAAGTATGGCCTCGCCAGCCTGGTGGCCGCCAGCCGGGCTTCTGCCTTGGTGCCCATCAATCTGATGATGCACGCCGTCGACCTCCACGCGAAGCCCGATCCAGAGCAGCGCGTATCGATCAAGGAGTACGAGGACAAATATCCCAACATCAAGGCGTACAACTTTTCGGTTCCGATCGACCATTTCCACAACGAGTCGAGATACAATCCTCACTCGGACGATTCGTTTCCACTGCGATATTGGCTTGACATCTCGAATTATCGTCCAGGAGGACCAGTCATCATCCTGCACTCTGGCGAATTTGACAGTGATGGCCGCCTTCCATATCTTCAACACGGCATTGTACCCATATTAACAAAGGCTACGGGTGGCGTTGGACTTGTCATGGAGCATCGATACTATGGCACCAGCTTCCCCGTTCCAGACCTCACGACTGAAAACTTGCGCTTCCTCTCCACAGAGCAAGCGCTCGCCGACACTGCGTATTTTGCAAAGAATATTGTGTTTCCCGGCTTGGAGCACCTGGACTTGACCGCTCCTGGGACCCCTTGGATCATCTATGGAGGCTCTTATGCCGGCGCgtttgctgcctttgccCGCAAGCTGTATCCTGACGTGTTCTGGGGTGGTATATCCTCAAGTGGCGTCACTGCCGCCGTCGAGGATCTTTGGCAGTATTTCGAGGCAGCGCGCCAGTACGCGCCCGGCGACTGCGGGCCCACCACCCAGAAGCTTACTCACGTTGTCGACTCGGTCCTCTTCAGCGGTGACAGAGCCAAGGTGCGCAAGTTCAAGGAAATGTTTGGTCTGGGAGATctcgaagatgacgaattTGCTTCCACCATCACTCGGGGTCTCAACGGGCTACAATCCACCAACTGGGATCCGGAAGAGGATGTAACTTCTCTCGGAATCTACTGCGCAGTCGTATCCTCAGATGTCCAGCTTTTCTCGAGTACCCTTCATCTTATTCCAACAGTGCAGAAACTCGTCCAGGAAGCCGGCTTTGCTACTCAATCCGACGCCCTTTCCAATCGCATGCTCAATTACATTGGCTATATCAAAGATTACGTCAAGAAGACGCTCAAGTCGGCCTGCAAACATAAATCCGCCATGGAATGCTTCTCTGCCCGCCATACTCCAAATGACGTGAGACTTGAAGCCGGATGGCTGCGCAGCTGGGCCTACCAGGTGTGCACGCA aTGGGGATATTTTGTTACTGGCTCTGGTACGCCCAAGGATCAGCTTCCAATGATTTCTCGAGCCATTACTCTTGAATACGCCTCGATCCATTGCGAGAAACTATTCAACATCACTACCCCTCCCGACGTGCAgtctattaataaattaggaGGATTCAACTTTAGCTATCCTCGTCTGGCAATTATAGATGGAGAGCAAGACCCATGGCGTTCCGCGACTCCCCACGCCAGCGGCCTGCCTGACCGAAAGTCAACCACCAGCGAGCCCTTCCTGCTTATTGACTGGGGTGTCCACCACTGGGATGAGTATGGTCTGCCCGACGATGTTCACGTGCCAGgtctgccgccgccacaaGTCACTCAGGCACACAAGGCGGAGGTTGAGTTTGTCAAGGCATGGCTGAAGGAatgggaggaggaaaaaggaaCCTCATTACCAGAGCTGGGTCGGGAAGAGGAGATTATAGATGAGCTATAA
- the CHI2_4 gene encoding Chitinase 2 (SECRETED:SignalP(1-17)~CAZy:GH18~antiSMASH:Cluster_4.2) gives MLYTAALTGLMATAALAAPYRRQTSTGLNVVYWGQNGGGTIENNDLSAYCTAEAGIDVVVLSFLYQYGNGVEIAAGTIGQSCSIDTSGNPSNCDELSAAIATCKSNGVKVILSLGGAAGAYSLSSQQEAETIGQNLWDAYGAGNGTVPRPFGSNSLDGWDFDVEASSGNQYYQYLIAKLRSNFNGGNYVITGAPQCPIPEPNMQQIITTSQFDYLWVQFYNNPSCSVGTSTPNFDDWVSNIANTPSANAKIFLGVPASPLGATGTESGAKYYLEPSALNTLVGQHKDNAAFGGVMMWSAGFSDSNVNNGCTYAQEAKKILSSGQIC, from the exons ATGCTTTACACTGCTGCTCTAACCGGCCTCATGGCCACTGCTGCCCTGGCTGCTCCTTACCGCCGTCAAACCTCAACCGGCCTAAACGTTGTCTACTGGGGCCAGAACGGTGGTGGTACTATCGAGAACAACGATCTTTCTGCTTACTGTACTGCTGAAGCCGGTATCGACGTCGTCGTACTTAGTTTTCTTTATCAATATGGTAATGGCGTCGAAATTGCAGCGGGAACAATTGGCCAGAGCTGCTCCATTGATACCTCTGGCAACCCTTCAAACTGTGATGAGCTCAGCGCAGCCATCGCTACCTGCAAGTCCAATGGAGTCAAGGTGATCTTATCCCTAGGTGGCGCGGCCGGTGcctattctctctcttctcagcagGAAGCCGAGACAATTGGCCAAAATCTCTGGGATGCTTATGGCGCAGGAAATGGTACTGTTCCGAGACCCTTCGGAAGCAATAGTTTGGACGGATGGGATTTCGATGTAGAGGCGAGTAGCGGCAACCAGTACTACCAGTACTTGATCGCTAAGCTTCGCTCAAACTTCAACGGCGGCAACTACGTGATTACCGGTGCTCCTCAGTGCCCAATTCC GGAACCAAATATGCAGCAAATCATTACCACTTCCCAGTTTGACTATCTTTGGGTTCAGTTCTACAACAACCCAT CTTGCTCCGTTGGAACATCAACCCCTAACTTTGATGATTGGGTTTCCAACATTGCCAACACTCCTTCTGCTAATGCCAAGATCTTCCTTGGAGTTCCG GCGAGCCCACTCGGCGCAACTGGCACTGAATCCGGTGCTAAATACTACCTTGAACCCTCTGCTCTCAACACTCTCGTTGGCCAACATAAGGACAATGCCGCTTTCGGTGGTGTCATGATGTGGTCTGCCGGATTCTCTGACTCCAACGTCAACAACGGATGCACTTACGCTCAAGAGGCTAAGAAGATCCTCAGTTCTGGTCAGATCTGCTAA
- a CDS encoding uncharacterized protein (EggNog:ENOG41~antiSMASH:Cluster_4.2) yields the protein MAPLVFVVGGTGAQGIPVVRGLVKDGAYAVRFLTRDATSSRSKQLLALGNVEAIEGTFANENDLRKGFRGAQYAFINIDGFNSGEKTETYWAIRSYELALEEGIKFFVYGNLDYVYKKSGFDPKFRTGHYDGKGRIGEWILQQNKNPEIAKRMGAAIFTTGPYIQMALGARTPMSPVVEDEVVTWKVPLGSGAVAHVDLDDCEYYVRWLFDHQYRSNGLDLEVAIELVDYNEMAKAFEKVTGHPAKYVDVSLEEYWATGPLSAAKSATAGYNSDPNDTATMNIRDNFTGFWNMWKYTYKGNRGVIKRDFALLDEIHPNRIKSAEEWFRREEKKSKEQGLPSLWERATSLKPVLKLAEDGRKGRL from the coding sequence ATGGCGCCTCTCGTTTTCGTCGTGGGTGGAACAGGAGCCCAAGGAATTCCTGTTGTACGCGGCCTTGTCAAAGATGGAGCCTATGCAGTGCGTTTTTTAACTCGCGACGCCACCTCGTCCAGATCAAAGCAACTTCTCGCCTTGGGAAATGTTGAAGCCATCGAGGGCACATTTGCAAACGAGAACGATCTTCGCAAAGGATTTCGCGGAGCGCAATACGCCTTTATCAACATTGATGGCTTCAACAGTGGCGAGAAGACTGAGACGTACTGGGCTATAAGGTCGTatgagctggcgctggaagAAGGCATCAAGTTCTTCGTCTATGGAAACCTGGACTATGTCTACAAGAAGAGCGGGTTTGACCCGAAATTCAGGACGGGGCACTACGATGGAAAGGGACGCATCGGCGAGTGGATCTTGCAACAGAATAAGAATCCCGAGATTGCCAAGAGAATGGGCGCTGCCATCTTCACAACTGGCCCATACATTCAAATGGCGCTTGGCGCACGCACGCCCATGTCTCCTGTTGTAGAAGATGAAGTCGTTACTTGGAAAGTCCCACTGGGATCTGGCGCCGTTGCGCACGTCGATTTAGATGATTGCGAATACTACGTTCGATGGCTGTTCGACCACCAGTACCGCTCCAACGGCTTGGACCTGGAAGTCGCCATTGAACTTGTGGACTATAACGAGATGGCCAAGGCCTTTGAAAAGGTGACTGGGCATCCTGCCAAGTATGTGGATGTTTCCTTGGAAGAGTATTGGGCAACAGGCCCTCTCAGTGCGGCAAAGAGCGCCACGGCCGGGTATAATTCTGACCCCAACGATACTGCTACGATGAATATCCGTGATAATTTTACGGGATTCTGGAATATGTGGAAATACACATACAAGGGAAACCGTGGAGTGATCAAAAGAGACTTTGCTCTGCTAGATGAGATCCATCCCAACCGAATCAAGTCAGCGGAGGAATGGTTTAGAcgggaggagaaaaagagcaaggaGCAGGGGTTACCTAGCCTGTGGGAACGAGCCACGAGTCTGAAGCCTGTCCTCAAACTCGCCGAGGATGGGCGAAAGGGCCGCCTGTAG
- a CDS encoding uncharacterized protein (EggNog:ENOG41~antiSMASH:Cluster_4.2~TransMembrane:1 (o130-154i)): MGIQLHRSEAERNGGDFSGAQRGRSATISTSSQSVLYHNSDSGRRNLIRATPDGAPMSPDRGRSIDQNARTFYREGTPPPPPTTRDTNVDVSSTTNILHKAGEFYDYQYDRVAPPAPIPQATICGVTTRLFWLIMAAVGLFVAIGVGVGVGVGLGTRHKAAVQPSPTTSSAHTSTSTSSSKTASATESLPSNLLGCPQANNTRYAVPGSEKTFLLICGIDYSGAGQAVELGNLYTIDMEDCMANCATFPGCTACGWGIIPGDAGSEHRCWLKGDLGKTHLPKPGWYFAILQ; this comes from the exons ATGGGGATTCAGCTTCATCGCAGCGAGGCCGAGAGAAATGGAGGCGATTTCAGCGGTGCACAGCGCGGACGTTCAGCTACCATCAGTACAAGCAGCCAAAGCGTCCTTTACCACAATAGCGACAGCGGCAGACGAAATCTGATCCGTGCAACTCCAGACGGGGCCCCGATGTCTCCAGACCGGGGCAGATCGATTGACCAAAACGCCCGGACATTCTATCGCGAGGGGACGCCCCCACCTCCTCCAACGACCAGAGATACAAATGTCGATGTGTCGAGCACTACCAACATTCTCCATAAAGCAGGAGAATTCTACGATTACCAGTATGACCGCGTTGCTCCTCCAGCACCTATACCGCAGGCCACCATATGTGGAGTGACTACCCGGTTGTTTTGGCTTATAATGGCAGCTGTAGGGCTATTCGTGGCGAttggcgttggcgttggTGTCGGCGTTGGTCTGGGTACGAGGCACAAGGCAGCTGTTCAACCAAG CCCCACGACAAGTTCTGCTCACACATCGACTTCCACGTCGAGTTCAAAGACTGCTTCTGCTACTGAATCTCTTCCATCTAACCTGCTTGGCTGTCCTCAAGCCAACAACACACGATACGCCGTCCCCGGCTCAGAAAAGACCTTTTTGCTTATTTGCGGAATAGACTACAGCGGTGCAGGTCAGGCAGTCGAGTTGGGAAATTTATATACAATAGACATGGAGGACTGTATGGCCAACTGTGCAACCTTTCCAGGTTGTACAGCCTGTGGATGGGGCATCATTCCGGGAGATGCGGGGAGCGAGCATAGATGTTGGCTGAAGGGAGACCTGGGGAAGACGCATCTGCCGAAACCTGGGTGGTATTTTGCAATTCTACAATAA
- a CDS encoding uncharacterized protein (EggNog:ENOG41~antiSMASH:Cluster_4.2): MEIIDPKCLVSQQDAEHGRRAEWAKDGCQYKYVYLASQSARKHSDTTTNASNCTTSSRCIHHSEITPISPTQLQMAPLVFVVGGTGAQGIPVVRGLVKDGAYAVRFLTRDATSSRSKQLLALGNVEAIEGTFANENDLRKGFRGAQYAFINIDGFNSGEKTETYWAIRSYELALEEGIKFFVYGNLDYVYKKSGFDPKFRTGHYDGKGRIGEWILQQNKNPEIAKRMGAAIFTTGPYIQMALGARTPMSPVVEDEVVTWKVPLGSGAVAHVDLDDCEYYVRWLFDHQYRSNGLDLEVAIELVDYNEMAKAFEKVTGHPAKYVDVSLEEYWATGPLSAAKSATAGYNSDPNDTATMNIRDNFTGFWNMWKYTYKGNRGVIKRDFALLDEIHPNRIKSAEEWFRREEKKSKEQGLPSLWERATSLKPVLKLAEDGRKGRL; encoded by the exons ATGGAGATCATTGATCCAAA GTGCCTAGTTTCGCAGCAAGACGCTGAGCATGGAAGACGCGCGGAGTGGGCGAAGGACGGCTGTCAATATAAATACGTGTATCTAGCTTCTCAATCTGCAAGGAAGCACTCAGATACAACAACAAACGCATCCAATTGCACAACTAGCTCTCGTTGCATCCATCACTCAGAAATCACACCCATCTCCCCCACTCAGCTGCAAATGGCGCCTCTCGTTTTCGTCGTGGGTGGAACAGGAGCCCAAGGAATTCCTGTTGTACGCGGCCTTGTCAAAGATGGAGCCTATGCAGTGCGTTTTTTAACTCGCGACGCCACCTCGTCCAGATCAAAGCAACTTCTCGCCTTGGGAAATGTTGAAGCCATCGAGGGCACATTTGCAAACGAGAACGATCTTCGCAAAGGATTTCGCGGAGCGCAATACGCCTTTATCAACATTGATGGCTTCAACAGTGGCGAGAAGACTGAGACGTACTGGGCTATAAGGTCGTatgagctggcgctggaagAAGGCATCAAGTTCTTCGTCTATGGAAACCTGGACTATGTCTACAAGAAGAGCGGGTTTGACCCGAAATTCAGGACGGGGCACTACGATGGAAAGGGACGCATCGGCGAGTGGATCTTGCAACAGAATAAGAATCCCGAGATTGCCAAGAGAATGGGCGCTGCCATCTTCACAACTGGCCCATACATTCAAATGGCGCTTGGCGCACGCACGCCCATGTCTCCTGTTGTAGAAGATGAAGTCGTTACTTGGAAAGTCCCACTGGGATCTGGCGCCGTTGCGCACGTCGATTTAGATGATTGCGAATACTACGTTCGATGGCTGTTCGACCACCAGTACCGCTCCAACGGCTTGGACCTGGAAGTCGCCATTGAACTTGTGGACTATAACGAGATGGCCAAGGCCTTTGAAAAGGTGACTGGGCATCCTGCCAAGTATGTGGATGTTTCCTTGGAAGAGTATTGGGCAACAGGCCCTCTCAGTGCGGCAAAGAGCGCCACGGCCGGGTATAATTCTGACCCCAACGATACTGCTACGATGAATATCCGTGATAATTTTACGGGATTCTGGAATATGTGGAAATACACATACAAGGGAAACCGTGGAGTGATCAAAAGAGACTTTGCTCTGCTAGATGAGATCCATCCCAACCGAATCAAGTCAGCGGAGGAATGGTTTAGAcgggaggagaaaaagagcaaggaGCAGGGGTTACCTAGCCTGTGGGAACGAGCCACGAGTCTGAAGCCTGTCCTCAAACTCGCCGAGGATGGGCGAAAGGGCCGCCTGTAG